GCTCGAGAAGGTTCAGGTAACCTACGGTGTTCTTAAGGCCTGCCGTGAAAAAGAGATATTTTTAATTGAGCAGCGCGAGATTAGCCGTATTGAGGATGGCGAGGCTACAAGTTTTGCCTCGGAACTTTCCGATGCTCAACAGAAGGCTTTGACCGAGGTTGAAGCTCACTTCAAAGAGAAAGATGTTGTGCTGCTTCATGGTGTTACCGGAAGTGGCAAAACCGAAATTTATATTCAACTGATACAGAAGGTACTCGATGAGGGAAAGCAGGTTCTTTACCTTCTGCCTGAAATTGCACTTACAACCCAAATTATCAACCGACTTGCGCGTGTTTTTGGCGATAGGGTTGGGGTTTACCACTCTAAGTTTAGCGATGCTCAGCGTACCGAAGTTTATACCCGAATGCTTGGGCAAGGTACTGATGCTGAAAATTCTCGCTACGACTTGATTCTCGGTGTGCGGTCATCGGTTTTTTTGCCATATGCCAACCTTGGATTGGTAATTGTGGATGAAGAACACGAAAATACATATAAACAGTATGATCCGGCACCACGCTACAATGCTCGTGATACCGCTATGGTGATGGCAAACTCCTTTGGTGCAAAGGTGCTTTTGGGTACGGCAACACCGTCCATCGAGTCTTATCACAATGCATTGCTAGGAAAGTATGGTTTGGTTGAGTTGCTTAGCCGACATAAGGATGTAGCATTGCCCAGCTCCATTCTGGCCAACACTATTCGCGCACGGAAAATGAAGCAGATGGTGGCAATGTTTACACCACAAATGTTGAAGGCTATAGACGAAGCCCTTAAGAAGAAGGAACAGGTAATACTGTTTCAGAATAGGCGTGGTTTTTCACCTTATCTTGAGTGCTCCGATTGCGCCCATATTCCTCGGTGCGAGAATTGTGATGTAAGCCTTACCTACCACAAGGCGGGACATAACATGGTTTGTCACTACTGCGGATATACAGCAAAAGTGCCAGCCCTCTGTCCTGCATGTCATAGCACCGATATAAAGACGAGAGGGTTTGGAACAGAAAAGATTGAGGAGGAGTTGCAAGTTGTGTTTCCCGAGGCCAGAATTGCACGTATGGACTTGGATACTACGCGCTCACGGATCAGCTACGAGCAGCTAATTTCCGATTTTGAAGAGTATAAGCTCGATGTACTTGTGGGAACTCAGATGGTAACCAAGGGACTCGATTTCGATAAGGTTTCGGTTGTTGGTGTGCTCGATGCCGATAGCCCGCTAAATTTTCCTGACTTTCGAGCGCACGAGCGCAGCTTCCAACTCATGGCGCAAGTTAGCGGGCGTGCCGGCCGGAAGGAGAAACAAGGGTTGGTTGTTATCCAAACGGCTCAGCCTGAACATCCCGTTTTAAAATTTATTGTCGATAATAACTATATCGATTTCTTTAAAAGCGAGCTGCATCAGCGTAAGCAATTCATGTATCCTCCCTTTTATCGTCTTATTCGAATTACAGTTAAGCACCGCGACAGGGCTATTACCAACGCTGCCGCCGAAATGCTAGTAGCAATGCTCAAACAGGCGTTTGGAAAACGAGTTCTTGGACCCGAAGAGCCTATTGTTGCTCGAATTCAGAACTTCTACATAAAGAATATTTTGCTTAAAGTAGAGCGCGATAGGAGCGTAGCTCGCGCCAAGGAGATTCTTGCCGAGTGCATTGTTCAGGTAAAAGGCCGCGACGATTACCGCAGCGTATTCTTCTCGCCTGATGTTGACCCGTATTAAGCGACCTATTTTGATTGGCGGCGCTGTAATCGTTTAACAATCATTACGCCCAACTCTTCGTAGCGAATTAATTCTGGATTGTCAAACATTTGAATTTTCGAGAGTTCCTTGAGCCGCGTCGAAAAATCCTGAACACCTCTGTTTAGTTCCCCTTGGTTTAGGTTCCCCATTATCAACTTGTAGAGTGCCCTGGTAAACACCTTGGTTCGCTCACAGTTTTCACTCTTAAGATGGCGGTAGTAGTATATCCGTAAGTTTTCTCCTTCGTTGTGCAGCTCGTCAGGATGAATCTCCATGAGTAAAAGAACTCTAATGGTGGTGAGCATCAGGTTGAGTCCTTGCTTATCTTTTGATATATATTTGCTGTTGTTGCTGAAAGCGTTTATATCAACTTTTCGTGCATACTCAGGTATGTATTTCCCTATTAAATTTGGCGATTCCGCCAGAAAAGCATAGTAGAGGTATGCTTTGCGAATTTCCCAGGCTATCTTGTCCGGAGTGTTAATTAACTCGTACTGCGGTTGACTCTTTACCTCGAGCCATACCTCGGCAGCTTGTTCATACATCTTCTCCTTACATAGTATGTCGAAGTGAAGGACTTGTATGGCAAATCGGTTGAAGGCCTTATAGTCAGTTAACTCTAGACATATTTCAATTGCTTTTTTTGAATCAAGCAGGTTGCCCTCCATTCTTGAACAAATTGCCGTGTAAAAGTAGTAGTCGATTTTGGCTGCAATAGTTTTTAGCTGTGGGTTGGCGTCCAGCAACGCGCATAACTCATTGGTTGAGTTTTGAATCTGGTTTGTTTTATTCGTTTGAATAAGCTGTATTATTCTAAGGTATATCAGGTTGTATTGAAGAATGGTGTTTGGAGTTTGCGCTGCCCACTCCTCAATAGTATTTGCGTATGTTTTTGCTTCCTCTTCAAGAGCCGAACTTTTTGATATAAAGCATTGAATACGGCTTGTGGCAAGTTCGAGCCACCCTGTAGATTGAATAACCCTGTTGTTTAATAC
This window of the Williamwhitmania taraxaci genome carries:
- the priA gene encoding replication restart helicase PriA, translating into MSVTPRRLFADVILPVPVPKAYTYAIPESMEQQVAIGVRVVVQFGRKKLYSAVVVRLHSNAPAEYETKDIFSVLDTSPIITSHQLMLWEWISSYYMAFPGDVMRAALPAGMKLESETRIFLTGENADHFDLDEQDYKVVQLVKERKSTTVQDLCKELEVKNSMAVLGRLIRLQIIRLEESLKENIKPRTESVVVLHPSVSNEAAVNNLFEKLSSAPAQQRLLLAYLSLSQPFDWSNPIRVKQKDLLEKVQVTYGVLKACREKEIFLIEQREISRIEDGEATSFASELSDAQQKALTEVEAHFKEKDVVLLHGVTGSGKTEIYIQLIQKVLDEGKQVLYLLPEIALTTQIINRLARVFGDRVGVYHSKFSDAQRTEVYTRMLGQGTDAENSRYDLILGVRSSVFLPYANLGLVIVDEEHENTYKQYDPAPRYNARDTAMVMANSFGAKVLLGTATPSIESYHNALLGKYGLVELLSRHKDVALPSSILANTIRARKMKQMVAMFTPQMLKAIDEALKKKEQVILFQNRRGFSPYLECSDCAHIPRCENCDVSLTYHKAGHNMVCHYCGYTAKVPALCPACHSTDIKTRGFGTEKIEEELQVVFPEARIARMDLDTTRSRISYEQLISDFEEYKLDVLVGTQMVTKGLDFDKVSVVGVLDADSPLNFPDFRAHERSFQLMAQVSGRAGRKEKQGLVVIQTAQPEHPVLKFIVDNNYIDFFKSELHQRKQFMYPPFYRLIRITVKHRDRAITNAAAEMLVAMLKQAFGKRVLGPEEPIVARIQNFYIKNILLKVERDRSVARAKEILAECIVQVKGRDDYRSVFFSPDVDPY